One region of Cyanobium sp. M30B3 genomic DNA includes:
- a CDS encoding HupE/UreJ family protein — translation MTLLFSSSSARPSGLRQVVLPAAAGLGLSLLCGLPVQAHGAADAGLLAGAGHPLLGLDHLLLLLGVGGVAAYVSSGVLLFALGGALLGAVLGSFGGDLPAAEVWAALAVSALGVLLLSLQRSQRSPQLSLVGSVVAAAVAVHALLHGQEASGTVSWWLGAGLASAAVVGATVLVLRRLHSRWTLALAAALSLTGLVLAVAPLA, via the coding sequence ATGACTCTTCTCTTCAGCTCCAGCTCTGCTCGTCCCAGCGGCCTGCGCCAGGTTGTCCTGCCCGCCGCCGCCGGTCTCGGCCTGAGCCTGCTCTGCGGATTGCCGGTGCAGGCCCATGGCGCGGCCGATGCGGGCCTGCTGGCCGGCGCCGGCCACCCCCTGCTGGGCCTGGATCACCTGCTGCTGCTGCTCGGCGTGGGCGGCGTGGCCGCCTACGTGAGCAGCGGTGTGCTGCTGTTCGCCCTCGGCGGTGCCCTGCTGGGGGCGGTGCTCGGCTCCTTCGGGGGCGACCTGCCCGCCGCGGAGGTGTGGGCGGCCCTGGCGGTGTCGGCCCTCGGCGTGCTGCTGCTGTCGCTGCAACGCAGCCAGCGCTCCCCCCAGCTCAGCCTGGTGGGCAGCGTGGTGGCGGCGGCGGTGGCGGTCCATGCCCTGCTGCATGGCCAGGAAGCCAGTGGCACCGTTTCCTGGTGGCTGGGGGCTGGCCTGGCCTCGGCGGCCGTGGTGGGGGCCACGGTGCTGGTGCTGCGTCGGCTGCACAGCCGCTGGACCCTTGCTCTCGCCGCCGCCCTGAGCCTCACGGGCCTGGTGCTGGCCGTGGCGCCCCTGGCCTGA
- a CDS encoding GTP-binding protein produces MPDTAAPTGLPVTILTGFLGAGKTTLLNHILTNQQGLKTAVLVNEFGEIGIDNDLVVATGDDMVELSNGCICCSINGELLEAVYRILDRPDPVDYLVVETTGLADPLPVAMTFLGSDLREATRLDSIITLVDAENFSDELLEGEVARAQIVYGDMLLLNKCDLVAEERLEALECQLRQIKTDARILRAVKGEVPLPLLLSVGLFESDKVVAGQISPDPAHDHSGCDHDHGHCEHEDHGHDHGHHHHDHPAHDHASHPDHAAIEGFTSLSFAADGPFALRKFQNFLDNQLPEEVFRAKGILWFNESERRHVFHLAGKRFSIDDSDWPDGQRKNQIVLIGRNLDHDRLRQQLQACVARNAGKGFA; encoded by the coding sequence ATGCCCGACACCGCAGCCCCCACGGGCCTGCCCGTCACCATCCTCACCGGTTTCCTGGGCGCGGGCAAAACCACCCTGCTCAACCACATCCTCACCAACCAGCAGGGCCTGAAAACCGCCGTGCTGGTGAACGAGTTCGGTGAGATCGGCATCGACAACGACCTGGTGGTCGCCACCGGCGACGACATGGTGGAACTCAGCAACGGCTGCATCTGCTGCTCGATCAACGGTGAGCTGCTGGAGGCCGTGTACCGGATCCTCGACCGCCCCGACCCGGTCGACTACCTGGTGGTGGAGACCACCGGTCTGGCCGACCCCCTGCCCGTGGCGATGACCTTCCTGGGCAGTGACCTGCGCGAGGCCACCCGGCTCGACTCGATCATCACCCTGGTGGATGCCGAGAACTTCAGCGACGAGCTGCTGGAGGGCGAGGTGGCCCGGGCCCAGATCGTATACGGCGACATGCTCCTGCTCAACAAGTGCGATCTGGTGGCCGAGGAGCGTCTCGAGGCCCTCGAGTGCCAGCTGCGCCAGATCAAGACCGACGCCCGCATCCTGCGCGCGGTGAAGGGCGAGGTGCCCCTGCCGCTGCTGCTGAGCGTGGGCCTGTTTGAGAGCGACAAGGTGGTGGCCGGGCAGATCAGCCCCGACCCGGCCCACGACCACAGCGGCTGCGACCACGACCACGGCCACTGCGAACACGAGGATCACGGCCATGACCATGGCCACCACCATCACGATCATCCCGCCCACGACCACGCCAGCCATCCCGACCACGCCGCCATCGAGGGCTTCACCTCCCTCTCCTTTGCCGCTGACGGGCCCTTCGCCCTGCGCAAGTTCCAGAACTTCCTCGACAACCAGCTGCCAGAGGAGGTGTTCCGCGCCAAGGGGATCCTCTGGTTCAACGAGAGCGAGCGCCGCCATGTGTTCCACCTCGCCGGCAAGCGTTTCTCCATCGACGACTCCGACTGGCCCGACGGCCAGCGCAAGAACCAGATCGTGCTGATCGGCCGCAACCTGGACCACGACCGGCTGCGCCAGCAGCTGCAGGCCTGTGTGGCCCGGAACGCCGGCAAGGGTTTCGCCTGA
- a CDS encoding transcriptional repressor: MDPRLTSRQEQLLQALMAATSELSGQDLHALLRRSSTPMGLATVYRHLRQLQQWGLVRCRHLPSGEALFAPTERDDHHLTCVDCGSTRRLPHCPVHDLELPRGELDGFLPLFHTLEFYGLCSACQQRQEQAQSRPSPLAKG; encoded by the coding sequence GTGGATCCCAGGCTCACCTCACGGCAGGAACAACTGCTGCAGGCCCTGATGGCTGCCACCAGCGAACTGTCCGGGCAGGATCTGCACGCCCTGCTGCGCCGCAGCAGCACGCCGATGGGACTGGCCACGGTGTATCGCCACCTGCGCCAGCTGCAGCAGTGGGGGCTGGTGCGCTGCCGCCATCTGCCCAGCGGCGAAGCCCTGTTCGCCCCCACCGAGCGGGACGACCACCACCTCACCTGCGTGGACTGCGGCAGCACCCGGCGTCTGCCCCACTGCCCGGTGCACGACCTCGAACTGCCCAGGGGCGAGCTGGACGGCTTCCTGCCCCTGTTCCACACCCTGGAGTTCTACGGCCTCTGCTCTGCCTGCCAGCAGCGCCAGGAACAGGCGCAGTCCAGGCCCAGCCCCCTAGCCAAGGGCTGA
- a CDS encoding TIGR03943 family protein — protein MVNPLLRGLALALWAVVLLQSSVDGRLDLLLRAAFHPLVSAAGGVLLLLALLQVLAGLRVLAGLRSGEAGSGQRDGRLCLVTGAIALLLIVWPPNPSFADLASQRPGDDTATESLSFVLPPAQRSLTDWVRLLRSQPDPQLFDGDPVRISGFLLPVPGQPPQIARLLVRCCLADATPVGLPVRWPGDQPLPQADQWLAIEGAMAAEGDQLVVVPAVVRPIPRPARPLEP, from the coding sequence ATGGTGAATCCCCTGCTGCGTGGACTGGCCCTGGCCCTGTGGGCGGTGGTGCTGCTGCAGAGCAGCGTGGATGGCCGCCTCGACCTGCTGCTGCGGGCCGCCTTCCATCCGCTGGTGAGCGCCGCCGGCGGCGTGCTGCTGTTGCTGGCCCTGCTGCAGGTGCTGGCCGGGCTGAGGGTGCTGGCCGGGCTGCGCAGTGGCGAGGCCGGCAGCGGCCAGCGCGATGGCCGCCTCTGCCTGGTAACCGGAGCGATCGCCCTGCTGTTGATCGTCTGGCCGCCCAATCCCTCCTTCGCCGACCTGGCCAGCCAGCGGCCCGGCGATGACACCGCCACCGAGAGCCTCAGCTTCGTGCTGCCGCCGGCCCAGCGCAGCCTCACCGACTGGGTGCGCCTGCTGCGCAGCCAGCCCGACCCCCAGCTGTTCGACGGCGATCCCGTGCGCATCAGCGGCTTCCTGCTGCCAGTGCCGGGCCAGCCGCCCCAGATCGCCCGGCTGCTGGTGCGCTGCTGCCTGGCCGACGCCACGCCGGTGGGGCTGCCGGTGCGCTGGCCCGGCGACCAGCCCCTGCCCCAGGCCGACCAGTGGCTGGCCATCGAGGGCGCCATGGCCGCCGAGGGCGACCAGCTGGTGGTGGTGCCGGCCGTGGTCCGTCCTATCCCCCGGCCGGCCCGGCCCCTGGAACCATGA
- a CDS encoding permease, whose translation MLVPVRLNTAWALFQGLLLEAVPFLLIGVLIASLARWFSPGGAWLRRLPSHPVAGPLSGAALGFALPACECGNVPVARRLLVGGAPVGTALGFLFAAPVLNPIVIASTWAAFPNQPWLLLARPLGAVLVALALALLLRLLPENELLRADLLEERQLNQPLAAVSLLERRSGVIGLPDDQAPVLPTPVRSDWREVLQHGSREFLNLALLLVAGCAVAALVQALLPRQWLLAVGGAPTLSILALMALSLVLSVCSSVDAFLALGFAAQITPGALLAFLLLGPVIDIKLVGLLGLLFKPRGLLLTAAGSTLVVLLIGQWVNLWRL comes from the coding sequence TTGCTCGTGCCTGTCCGTCTGAACACCGCCTGGGCCCTGTTCCAGGGGCTGCTGCTGGAGGCGGTGCCGTTCCTGCTGATCGGCGTGCTGATCGCCTCCCTGGCCCGCTGGTTCAGTCCCGGCGGGGCCTGGCTGCGGCGGCTGCCGTCCCACCCGGTGGCCGGCCCCCTCAGCGGCGCCGCCCTGGGATTCGCGCTGCCGGCCTGTGAGTGCGGCAACGTGCCGGTGGCGCGGCGGCTGCTGGTGGGCGGGGCGCCGGTGGGCACCGCCCTGGGCTTCCTGTTCGCCGCGCCGGTGCTCAACCCGATCGTGATCGCCAGCACCTGGGCGGCCTTCCCCAACCAGCCCTGGCTGCTGCTGGCCAGGCCCCTGGGGGCGGTGCTGGTGGCCCTGGCCCTGGCCCTGCTGCTGCGGCTGCTGCCGGAGAACGAGCTGTTGCGGGCCGACCTGCTCGAGGAACGCCAGCTCAACCAGCCCCTGGCGGCGGTGAGCCTGTTGGAGCGCCGCAGCGGCGTGATCGGCCTGCCAGACGATCAGGCGCCGGTCCTGCCCACGCCGGTGCGCTCGGACTGGCGCGAGGTGCTGCAGCACGGCAGCCGCGAATTCCTCAACCTGGCCCTGCTGCTGGTGGCCGGCTGCGCCGTGGCCGCCCTGGTGCAGGCCCTGCTGCCGCGCCAGTGGCTGCTGGCGGTGGGCGGCGCTCCCACCCTCTCGATCCTGGCGCTGATGGCCCTGAGCCTGGTGCTCTCAGTGTGCTCCAGCGTGGATGCCTTCCTGGCCCTGGGCTTCGCCGCCCAGATCACGCCGGGGGCCCTGCTCGCCTTCCTGCTGCTGGGCCCGGTGATCGACATCAAGCTGGTGGGGCTGCTGGGGCTGCTGTTCAAACCCCGCGGGTTGCTGCTCACCGCCGCCGGCTCGACGCTGGTGGTGCTGCTGATCGGCCAGTGGGTGAATCTCTGGCGCCTGTGA
- a CDS encoding DUF3721 domain-containing protein: MQSVHLPLSAAALALFPIPALAHGGSGAVPALYATQAEAERAARLHFNCSGAHRMGDHWMPCASHGHGQGTAPSR, from the coding sequence TTGCAGTCCGTCCACCTGCCGCTCTCGGCAGCCGCCCTGGCGCTGTTCCCCATCCCGGCCCTGGCCCATGGGGGGAGCGGGGCCGTGCCGGCGCTCTACGCCACCCAGGCAGAAGCGGAGAGGGCCGCGCGGCTGCACTTCAACTGCTCCGGGGCCCACCGGATGGGGGACCACTGGATGCCCTGTGCCAGCCATGGCCACGGGCAGGGAACGGCCCCCAGCCGGTGA
- a CDS encoding metal ABC transporter substrate-binding protein yields the protein MRSLTPRPHHGAHGGSRYVRRATALAAALLLTACGQPRGPQGAEGDGQPLVLTSFTVLADLASNVACGKLRVESITRPGAEIHDYEPTPSDLRRAQDAQLILMNGLNLELWAQRFLDSAKGASRAVVSEGVELIPIREDAGAGKPNPHAWMSPRQAITYVANIRDAFIRLDPANADTYRRCAADYTAQLESLDGELREQLAQLPADRRLLVSCEGALSYLAADYKLDEAYLWPVNAESEVTPQRMERVIRTVRERQVPAVFCESTVDDRPQRRVAEETGARFGGVFYVDSLSQPDGPAPTYLAMLRQNAKTLVQGLNPNGQS from the coding sequence ATGCGGTCGTTGACACCACGCCCCCACCACGGCGCCCATGGCGGTAGCCGCTACGTCCGCCGCGCCACGGCGCTGGCCGCGGCGCTGCTGCTCACGGCGTGTGGCCAGCCCCGGGGCCCGCAGGGCGCGGAGGGCGACGGACAACCCCTGGTGCTCACCAGCTTCACCGTGCTGGCCGACCTCGCCAGCAATGTGGCCTGCGGCAAGCTGCGGGTGGAATCGATCACCCGTCCCGGGGCGGAGATCCACGACTACGAGCCCACCCCCAGCGACCTGCGCCGGGCCCAGGACGCCCAGTTGATCCTGATGAACGGCCTCAACCTGGAGCTGTGGGCGCAGCGGTTTCTCGACAGCGCCAAGGGGGCGTCGCGCGCCGTGGTGAGCGAGGGGGTGGAGCTGATCCCCATCCGTGAGGACGCGGGCGCCGGCAAGCCCAATCCCCATGCCTGGATGTCACCCCGCCAGGCGATCACCTATGTGGCCAACATCCGCGATGCCTTCATCCGCCTCGATCCCGCCAACGCCGACACCTACCGGCGCTGCGCGGCCGATTACACCGCCCAGCTGGAGTCGCTGGACGGCGAACTGCGCGAGCAGCTCGCCCAGCTGCCGGCCGATCGGCGGCTGCTGGTGAGCTGCGAGGGTGCCCTCAGCTACCTGGCTGCTGATTACAAGCTCGATGAGGCCTATCTCTGGCCGGTGAACGCCGAGAGTGAGGTCACCCCCCAGCGCATGGAACGGGTGATCCGCACCGTGCGCGAGCGCCAGGTGCCGGCCGTGTTCTGTGAGAGCACCGTGGACGACCGGCCCCAGCGCCGCGTGGCCGAGGAGACCGGCGCCCGCTTCGGCGGGGTGTTTTATGTGGATTCCCTCTCGCAGCCGGATGGCCCGGCGCCCACCTATCTCGCCATGCTGCGCCAGAACGCCAAGACTCTGGTGCAGGGGCTCAATCCCAATGGCCAGTCCTGA
- a CDS encoding metal ABC transporter ATP-binding protein, with the protein MASPEPTSAALRGLAGIVVDHLTVGYNGRPAVVDVTLELQAGSICGLVGMNGAGKSTLFKALMGFLKPSSGSIRIAGSSLRQAQRRQLVAYVPQSEQVDWQFPIRVWDVVMMGRYGAMGPLRWPSAEDRRRVQNALERVDLWPLRDRQIGALSGGQRKRAFLARALAQGAGVLLLDEPFSGVDINTERLIIDLLMALRDRGATVLIATHDLESIPSFCDRVVLINRTVLAYGDTSEVFTQANLLRTFSAAPSPSAPG; encoded by the coding sequence ATGGCCAGTCCTGAACCCACCAGCGCCGCCCTGCGGGGCCTTGCCGGCATTGTCGTCGACCACCTCACCGTGGGCTACAACGGCCGCCCGGCGGTGGTGGATGTGACCCTGGAGCTCCAGGCCGGCAGCATCTGCGGCCTGGTGGGCATGAACGGGGCCGGCAAGTCGACCCTGTTCAAGGCCCTGATGGGCTTTCTCAAGCCCAGCAGCGGCAGTATCCGCATCGCCGGCTCCAGCCTGCGCCAGGCCCAGCGCCGGCAGCTGGTGGCCTACGTGCCCCAGAGCGAGCAGGTGGACTGGCAGTTCCCGATCCGCGTCTGGGATGTGGTGATGATGGGGCGCTACGGCGCCATGGGACCGCTGCGCTGGCCCTCCGCCGAGGATCGCCGCAGGGTGCAGAACGCCCTGGAGCGGGTGGACCTCTGGCCGCTGCGCGACCGCCAGATCGGGGCCCTCTCCGGCGGGCAGCGCAAGCGGGCCTTCCTGGCCCGGGCCCTGGCCCAGGGGGCCGGTGTGCTGTTGCTCGATGAGCCCTTCAGTGGCGTGGACATCAACACGGAGCGGCTGATCATCGACCTGCTGATGGCCCTGCGCGACCGGGGCGCCACTGTGCTGATCGCCACCCACGACCTGGAGTCGATCCCCAGCTTCTGCGATCGGGTGGTGCTGATCAACCGCACCGTGCTGGCCTACGGCGACACCTCCGAGGTGTTCACCCAGGCCAACCTGCTGCGCACCTTCAGCGCGGCCCCGTCCCCTTCGGCACCCGGTTGA
- a CDS encoding metal ABC transporter permease, with amino-acid sequence MELLVQPPLGPLLQPLLQPLEMLFMQRALAIGVVVAVVCAVLSCFMTLKGWALMGDAVSHAVLPGVVIAYALGLPFALGAFVFGVGSVGVIGAIKQHTRVKEDTVIGLVFTGFFALGLVLISKIRSSVDLSHILFGNLLGIRDADLVQTLVISAGCLLVLLLLRRDLLLFCFDPSHARTIGLNTGGLHYLLLTLVSLAAVAGLQTVGIILVVAMLVTPGATAYLLADRFDRMTWLAVLSAVSATVLGIYASYWLDASTAGCIVVVQTLQFLVVMVLAPRHGLLAQRASHAAASRAASGGPRG; translated from the coding sequence ATGGAGCTGTTGGTTCAGCCGCCGCTGGGGCCCCTGCTCCAGCCCCTGCTCCAGCCGCTGGAGATGCTGTTCATGCAGCGGGCCCTGGCCATCGGCGTGGTGGTGGCCGTGGTGTGCGCCGTGCTCTCCTGCTTCATGACCCTCAAGGGTTGGGCCCTGATGGGCGATGCGGTGTCCCACGCCGTGTTGCCGGGGGTGGTGATTGCCTATGCGCTGGGGTTGCCCTTCGCCCTGGGAGCGTTTGTGTTCGGTGTGGGCTCGGTGGGGGTGATCGGCGCGATCAAGCAGCACACCCGGGTGAAGGAGGACACGGTGATCGGCCTGGTGTTCACGGGCTTTTTCGCCCTGGGGTTGGTGCTGATCTCCAAGATCCGCAGCAGCGTCGACCTCAGCCACATCCTGTTCGGCAATCTGCTGGGGATCCGCGATGCCGACCTGGTGCAGACGCTGGTGATCAGCGCGGGCTGCCTGCTGGTGCTGTTGCTGCTGCGCCGTGATCTGCTGCTGTTCTGTTTCGACCCCAGCCACGCCCGCACCATCGGCCTGAACACGGGCGGCCTCCACTACCTGCTGCTCACCCTGGTGAGCCTGGCGGCGGTGGCCGGTCTGCAGACCGTGGGGATCATCCTGGTGGTGGCGATGCTGGTGACTCCGGGGGCCACGGCCTACCTGCTGGCTGACCGCTTTGACCGCATGACCTGGCTGGCGGTGCTCTCGGCCGTGAGTGCCACGGTGCTGGGCATCTATGCGAGCTACTGGCTGGATGCCTCCACCGCCGGTTGCATCGTGGTGGTGCAGACCCTGCAGTTTCTGGTGGTGATGGTGCTGGCTCCCCGCCATGGCCTGCTGGCCCAGCGCGCTTCCCATGCCGCCGCCTCCCGCGCTGCCTCAGGGGGCCCAAGGGGCTGA
- a CDS encoding zinc ABC transporter substrate-binding protein has translation MSVVVPPLRRAAALGLGACLVACAAPRQEEDAAQAGGGLQVVTTFLPITLFTRAVAGECATVTALIPPSIGPHDYQASPGDGTALSRADVLVKNGLGMEGFLDKLVGASENPDLVVIDTSAGVATLESPADDGQSHSHDHGHSHSHSHSHGPVNPHIWLDPLRAVQQVEAIRDGLVQADPSCADGYRRNAEVTIAELRQLNDALAERLKPFAGKTFVAFHDVAPYFAERYGLKAEFLVDVPELNPSPADLRRVAERVQASQLQALLSEPQEGARSFNTLAADLGIRISVFDPLETGSEQQARDPASYFEVMRRNVDNLVGVFGG, from the coding sequence ATGTCCGTAGTCGTTCCTCCCCTGCGCCGTGCCGCCGCACTCGGCCTTGGCGCCTGCTTGGTGGCCTGTGCCGCCCCGCGCCAGGAGGAGGACGCCGCCCAGGCCGGCGGTGGGCTGCAGGTGGTGACCACCTTCCTGCCGATCACCCTGTTCACCCGGGCGGTGGCCGGCGAGTGCGCCACCGTGACGGCCCTGATTCCGCCCTCGATCGGCCCCCACGACTACCAGGCGAGCCCCGGCGATGGGACGGCCCTCAGCCGGGCCGACGTGCTGGTGAAGAACGGCCTGGGCATGGAGGGCTTTCTCGACAAGCTGGTGGGTGCCTCCGAGAACCCCGATCTGGTGGTGATCGATACCAGCGCTGGCGTGGCCACCCTGGAGTCGCCGGCCGATGACGGGCAGAGCCACTCCCACGATCACGGGCACAGCCACAGCCACAGCCACAGCCATGGCCCCGTGAATCCCCACATCTGGCTCGACCCCCTGCGGGCCGTGCAGCAGGTGGAGGCCATCCGCGACGGCCTCGTGCAGGCCGATCCCAGCTGCGCCGATGGCTACCGCCGCAACGCCGAGGTCACCATCGCCGAGCTGCGCCAGCTCAACGACGCCCTGGCCGAGCGCCTGAAGCCGTTCGCAGGCAAGACGTTCGTGGCCTTCCATGATGTGGCGCCTTACTTCGCCGAGCGCTATGGGCTCAAGGCTGAGTTTCTGGTGGATGTGCCGGAGCTGAACCCCTCCCCGGCCGATCTGCGCCGGGTGGCTGAGCGGGTACAGGCCAGCCAGCTGCAGGCCCTGCTCAGCGAGCCCCAGGAGGGTGCCCGTTCATTCAATACGCTGGCCGCAGACCTGGGCATCCGCATCAGCGTGTTCGATCCCCTGGAAACCGGCAGCGAGCAGCAGGCCCGCGACCCTGCCAGCTATTTCGAGGTGATGCGCCGCAATGTGGACAACCTGGTGGGGGTATTCGGTGGCTGA
- a CDS encoding metal ABC transporter ATP-binding protein produces the protein MAELVLEVQDLRVHRDGVPVVEGVSFQLPAESDTALVGPNGAGKSTLVAALLGLLPRQAGVVRLLGQPLGPQGQWPRSIRSQLAYLPQSLAVRGRFPLTVADFVGFGFDPAGPRWPWQGEGRGRREAVVRALARTDCAALGNRLISELSGGQWKRVQLAFCVVRPRRLLVLDEAQGGLDAPSSERFQQLLLDLRRQEGWTVLQVSHDLEMVRRSCDQVLCLNRQLRCSGSPEHALSPQRLAELYGPGYVAYRHHHRHAPLAP, from the coding sequence ATGGCTGAGCTGGTGCTGGAGGTGCAGGACCTGCGGGTGCACCGCGATGGCGTGCCCGTGGTGGAAGGGGTGAGCTTTCAGCTGCCGGCCGAGAGCGATACGGCCCTGGTGGGTCCCAATGGTGCTGGCAAGAGCACCCTGGTGGCGGCTTTGTTGGGCCTGCTGCCTCGCCAGGCCGGGGTTGTGCGCTTGCTCGGCCAACCCCTTGGGCCCCAGGGCCAGTGGCCCCGCTCCATTCGCAGCCAGCTGGCCTACCTGCCCCAGAGCCTGGCGGTGCGCGGCCGCTTCCCGCTCACCGTGGCCGACTTCGTGGGCTTCGGCTTCGATCCGGCCGGCCCGCGCTGGCCCTGGCAGGGCGAGGGGCGTGGCCGCCGTGAAGCGGTGGTCCGGGCCCTTGCGCGCACCGACTGCGCCGCCCTGGGCAACCGCCTGATCAGCGAGCTCTCCGGGGGGCAGTGGAAACGGGTGCAGCTGGCGTTCTGCGTGGTACGGCCCCGGCGGCTGCTGGTGCTGGATGAAGCCCAGGGCGGCCTCGATGCCCCATCCAGCGAGCGTTTCCAGCAGCTGTTGCTCGACCTGCGCCGCCAGGAGGGCTGGACCGTGCTGCAGGTATCCCACGACCTGGAGATGGTGCGGCGCAGCTGCGACCAGGTGCTCTGCCTCAACCGCCAGCTGCGCTGCAGCGGCAGCCCCGAGCACGCCCTCAGCCCCCAGCGGCTGGCCGAGCTCTACGGCCCTGGTTATGTGGCCTACCGCCACCACCATCGCCACGCCCCCCTGGCGCCATGA
- a CDS encoding metal ABC transporter permease, with product MQRALIGGLLTGCLGGLLGSFAVLRQLSFFSDALGHSALLGVSIAVLLNLNPTLVLIPFAVLFALLVNQLVQRSRLPTDALLNIVYSSSLAFAVVVLSLVESYRGGIQQLLFGDILGISWSDLWVIGGLLVLALGYVIVSLRAQVLLTLDDDLAGAFGVRVNAHRLAFIILLGVVVAVSVKAVGVLLISAFVVIPACASRLVSRRLPLYVLGASLLGGLCALVGLLASGLTNLPSGPCVVIVQFTGFLMALLVSLRRPGPPPGPAPAAVPGSPPPGTAEAG from the coding sequence ATGCAGCGGGCCCTGATCGGCGGCCTGCTCACCGGCTGCCTGGGCGGTCTGCTGGGCAGCTTCGCGGTGCTGCGCCAGCTCTCGTTCTTCAGTGATGCCCTGGGCCACTCGGCCCTGCTCGGGGTGAGCATCGCCGTGCTGCTCAACCTCAACCCCACCCTGGTGCTGATTCCCTTCGCCGTGCTGTTCGCCCTGCTGGTGAATCAGCTGGTGCAGCGCAGCCGCCTGCCCACCGATGCCCTGCTGAACATCGTGTACTCCAGCTCCCTGGCCTTTGCCGTGGTGGTTCTCAGCCTGGTGGAGAGCTACCGGGGCGGCATCCAGCAGCTGCTGTTCGGCGACATCCTCGGTATCAGCTGGAGCGATCTCTGGGTGATCGGCGGCCTGCTGGTGCTGGCCCTCGGCTATGTGATCGTGAGCCTGCGCGCCCAGGTGCTGCTCACCCTCGACGACGACCTGGCCGGCGCCTTCGGGGTGCGGGTGAACGCCCACCGCCTGGCCTTCATCATTCTGCTCGGGGTGGTGGTGGCGGTGTCGGTGAAGGCGGTGGGGGTGCTGCTGATCAGCGCTTTTGTGGTGATTCCGGCCTGTGCGAGCCGGCTGGTGAGCCGGCGCCTGCCCCTCTATGTGCTGGGCGCATCGCTGCTCGGCGGCCTGTGCGCCCTGGTGGGCCTGCTCGCTTCCGGCCTCACCAACCTGCCCTCCGGCCCCTGCGTGGTGATCGTGCAGTTCACGGGCTTTCTGATGGCCTTGCTGGTGAGCCTCAGGCGGCCAGGGCCACCACCTGGTCCTGCACCTGCAGCTGTACCCGGCAGCCCTCCGCCAGGCACGGCTGAGGCGGGGTGA
- a CDS encoding ABC transporter ATP-binding protein, with amino-acid sequence MSQPPLLQVEHLRRCYGGGVAAVDGVSFELAQGELLALLGPSGCGKTTTLRLIAGFERTDQGVVRLNGQEITHWQPERRGFGLVFQDYALFPHLTVAANVGFGLHRLPRGQARTRVQEMLELVGLAHLGKRYPHELSGGQQQRVALARTLAPAPALVLLDEPFSNLDAAMRVQMRQEVRQLFHHTNTAAILVTHDQEEAMVMADRLALMERGRLVQIGPADAIYRQPATAFVANFLGRANVLEGTARGERVDTILGALSLLEPAEGYTQVAVRPEQIRLVADPAAEATVEVREFRGHDQLYRVRLGEEALTVITPPQPCLAEGCRVQLQVQDQVVALAA; translated from the coding sequence ATGAGCCAGCCTCCCCTCCTCCAGGTCGAGCACCTCAGGCGCTGCTACGGCGGCGGGGTGGCGGCGGTGGACGGGGTGAGCTTCGAGCTGGCCCAGGGGGAACTGCTGGCGTTGCTCGGCCCCTCCGGCTGCGGCAAGACCACCACCCTGCGCCTGATCGCCGGTTTCGAGCGGACCGACCAGGGCGTGGTGCGGCTCAACGGCCAGGAGATCACCCACTGGCAGCCGGAGCGACGCGGCTTCGGCCTGGTGTTCCAGGACTACGCCCTCTTCCCCCACCTCACCGTGGCGGCCAACGTGGGGTTCGGCCTCCACCGCCTGCCCCGCGGCCAGGCCCGGACCCGGGTGCAGGAGATGCTTGAGCTGGTGGGGCTGGCCCACCTGGGCAAGCGCTATCCACATGAGCTCTCCGGCGGCCAGCAGCAGCGGGTGGCCCTGGCCCGCACCCTGGCGCCGGCCCCGGCCCTGGTGTTGCTGGATGAGCCCTTCTCCAACCTGGACGCCGCCATGCGGGTGCAGATGCGCCAGGAGGTGCGCCAGCTGTTCCACCACACCAACACCGCCGCCATCCTGGTGACCCACGACCAGGAGGAGGCCATGGTGATGGCCGATCGCCTGGCGCTGATGGAGCGGGGGCGGCTGGTGCAGATCGGCCCTGCAGACGCGATCTACCGGCAGCCGGCCACCGCCTTCGTGGCCAACTTTCTGGGTCGGGCCAATGTGCTCGAGGGCACGGCCCGCGGCGAGCGGGTGGACACGATCCTGGGGGCCCTGTCCCTGCTGGAGCCCGCCGAGGGCTACACCCAGGTGGCGGTGCGGCCCGAGCAGATCCGCCTGGTGGCCGATCCAGCCGCCGAGGCCACCGTGGAGGTACGCGAATTCCGCGGCCACGACCAGCTCTACCGCGTGCGCCTGGGCGAGGAAGCCCTCACGGTGATCACCCCGCCTCAGCCGTGCCTGGCGGAGGGCTGCCGGGTACAGCTGCAGGTGCAGGACCAGGTGGTGGCCCTGGCCGCCTGA